A genomic segment from Klebsiella africana encodes:
- the psiE gene encoding phosphate-starvation-inducible protein PsiE, translating into MSSVYRPLVNFIATAMQTVLNLGLLCLGIILIVFLGKETLHLADVLFTPEPTSKYRLVEGLVVYFLYFEFIALIVKYFQSGFHFPLRYFVYIGITAIVRLIIIDHESPLAVLIYSAAILILVITLWLCNSNRLKRE; encoded by the coding sequence ATGTCGTCGGTTTATCGCCCTCTGGTGAATTTTATCGCCACTGCGATGCAAACGGTTTTAAATCTTGGGCTGTTGTGTCTGGGGATTATTTTGATCGTCTTCCTCGGGAAAGAGACGCTGCATCTGGCCGATGTCCTCTTTACCCCGGAGCCAACCAGTAAATACCGGCTGGTGGAAGGTCTGGTGGTTTACTTCCTCTACTTCGAGTTTATCGCGCTGATCGTCAAGTATTTTCAGTCGGGGTTCCACTTCCCGCTGCGCTATTTCGTCTATATCGGTATCACCGCGATTGTGCGTCTGATCATCATCGATCATGAATCGCCGCTGGCGGTGCTCATTTACTCCGCGGCGATCCTGATCCTGGTGATTACGCTCTGGCTGTGTAACTCCAATCGCCTGAAACGCGAATAA
- a CDS encoding acyltransferase, translating to MHILRETAIRNVTSGENVVIYQPANLYDCILGDNVFVGPFVEIQGNTRIGANSKIQSHTFICEYVTIGQRCFIGHGVMFANDLFREGKPNADRASWGRIEIGDDVSIGSGATILAVSICDGVVIGAGSVVTKSITEKGVWAGNPARLLRRL from the coding sequence ATGCATATCCTTCGGGAAACGGCGATCCGCAACGTCACCAGCGGCGAAAACGTGGTGATCTACCAGCCCGCCAACCTCTACGACTGTATCCTTGGCGATAACGTGTTCGTCGGGCCATTCGTTGAGATCCAGGGCAATACCCGCATCGGTGCGAACAGTAAAATTCAGTCCCACACCTTTATCTGCGAGTACGTCACCATCGGCCAGCGCTGCTTTATCGGTCACGGCGTGATGTTTGCCAACGATCTGTTTCGCGAGGGTAAACCAAACGCCGACCGCGCCAGCTGGGGGCGGATCGAGATTGGCGATGACGTGTCGATCGGCAGCGGCGCCACGATTCTGGCCGTCAGCATCTGCGACGGTGTGGTGATTGGCGCGGGCAGCGTGGTGACGAAGTCCATCACCGAGAAAGGCGTGTGGGCGGGGAATCCAGCCCGCCTGCTGCGGCGGCTGTAA
- a CDS encoding GNAT family N-acetyltransferase, whose protein sequence is MLKIRTALAEDAALLNEMGNASYRHHFAHHWHNANELAHYLQQEYSLASLQRSLTDSQCCWLIAEAPHPVGFAKYTCCQALSAEGPSGTLLHKLYLLPGETGHRYGEQIFHAVETRAKTAGESWLWLEVLADNPAARRFYERQGMQHVKDVTFHSASQRSTLHILAKPI, encoded by the coding sequence ATGCTAAAAATTCGTACCGCACTGGCAGAGGATGCGGCTTTGCTCAACGAAATGGGTAATGCCAGCTATCGCCATCACTTTGCTCACCACTGGCATAACGCCAATGAACTGGCGCATTACCTGCAACAAGAGTATTCCCTGGCCTCGCTGCAACGTAGCCTGACCGATTCGCAGTGCTGTTGGTTGATTGCTGAAGCCCCCCACCCTGTCGGCTTTGCTAAGTACACCTGTTGTCAGGCGTTGAGTGCCGAAGGTCCGTCCGGCACGCTGCTGCACAAGCTCTATCTGCTGCCGGGTGAGACCGGCCACCGCTACGGCGAGCAGATATTTCACGCCGTCGAGACGCGAGCAAAAACGGCCGGTGAAAGCTGGCTGTGGCTGGAGGTACTCGCTGATAATCCCGCCGCGCGCCGTTTTTACGAACGCCAAGGGATGCAGCACGTGAAAGATGTCACCTTTCATTCCGCCAGCCAGCGAAGCACCTTACATATTCTGGCCAAACCAATCTGA
- the malG gene encoding maltose ABC transporter permease MalG, translating to MAMVQPKSQKLRLFTTHLLLLIFIAAIMFPLLMVIAISLREGNFATGSLIPETISWEHWRLALGFSVEHADGRVTPPPFPVLLWLWNSIKVAGITAIGIVALSTTCAYAFARMRFPGKATLLKGMLIFQMFPAVLSLVALYALFDRLGQYIPFVGLNTHGGVIFAYMGGIALHVWTIKGYFETIDGSLEEAAALDGATPWQAFRLVLLPLSVPILAVVFILSFIAAITEVPVASLLLRDVNSYTLAVGMQQYLNPQNYLWGDFAAAAVLSAIPITVVFLLAQRWLVNGLTAGGVKG from the coding sequence ATGGCTATGGTCCAACCCAAATCGCAGAAGCTACGTTTATTTACCACGCATCTCCTGCTACTGATTTTTATCGCCGCGATTATGTTTCCGCTGCTGATGGTTATCGCTATCTCGCTGCGCGAAGGCAACTTCGCCACCGGCAGCCTGATCCCGGAGACCATCTCCTGGGAGCACTGGCGCCTGGCGTTAGGCTTCAGCGTGGAGCATGCGGATGGCCGCGTCACGCCGCCGCCGTTCCCGGTGCTACTGTGGCTGTGGAACTCGATTAAGGTCGCCGGGATCACCGCGATCGGTATCGTCGCCCTCTCCACCACCTGCGCTTACGCTTTCGCCCGTATGCGCTTCCCGGGGAAAGCGACCCTGCTGAAAGGGATGCTGATTTTCCAGATGTTCCCGGCGGTGCTGTCGCTGGTAGCCCTGTACGCGTTGTTTGACCGTCTGGGCCAGTACATCCCGTTCGTCGGCCTCAACACCCACGGCGGCGTCATCTTCGCGTATATGGGCGGTATCGCGCTGCACGTCTGGACGATTAAAGGCTACTTCGAAACCATCGATGGTTCACTGGAAGAAGCGGCGGCGCTGGATGGCGCGACGCCATGGCAGGCTTTCCGTCTGGTGCTGTTGCCGCTGTCGGTGCCGATTCTGGCAGTCGTGTTTATTCTGTCGTTCATCGCGGCCATCACCGAAGTGCCCGTCGCCTCGCTGCTGCTGCGCGATGTGAACAGCTATACCCTGGCGGTAGGTATGCAACAGTATCTCAACCCGCAGAACTATCTGTGGGGCGACTTCGCCGCCGCGGCGGTGCTCTCCGCCATTCCGATCACGGTTGTCTTCCTGCTGGCGCAGCGCTGGTTGGTTAACGGCCTGACGGCGGGTGGGGTGAAAGGTTAA